In Candidatus Rokuibacteriota bacterium, the DNA window GCCAACATCCGGACCGGGTCGGTCATGGTCAGCGGCCAGGTGGTCGGCAACATCGTGGCGACCGAGCGGGTCGAGCTCAAGCAAACGGCCCGGATGTTCGGCGACCTGGAGAGCCCCGTGGTGGTGATCGAGGAAGGGGTGCTCTTCGAGGGGCACTGCCGGATGACCCAGGCCAAGCCCGCTGAGACGACCCGGGATCTCTCGGTGGTCCCGTTCAAGCGCTGAGGTAAGAGCTTCGACGGTGGCGGATCGGATGTCGCGCAGTTCACCCGGGATGCCACTCC includes these proteins:
- a CDS encoding polymer-forming cytoskeletal protein, which encodes MLWKSKRTLGSKRGDLTAFIGEGSEIEGKYTFSGTVVLNAKFDGEIMSTGTLIVGEKGVVNANIRTGSVMVSGQVVGNIVATERVELKQTARMFGDLESPVVVIEEGVLFEGHCRMTQAKPAETTRDLSVVPFKR